The following proteins come from a genomic window of Aquimarina sp. MAR_2010_214:
- a CDS encoding GNAT family N-acetyltransferase, with product MSKDLKYRVADINDLEGLRQLGKISYAEYSNALSTENWNTLSAILESEENVLNLIEISKIFICEIDSDIAGMIYFIPNGNPTELYESDWCYIRFLGVDPKYRGHGIGKELVNLCLAYAKKNGEKTIALHTSEFMNAARVMYEKKGFKRVKEIKRLGKKYWVYTMKLSFITKLNLKT from the coding sequence ATGAGTAAAGATTTGAAGTATAGAGTAGCTGATATAAATGACCTGGAAGGATTACGACAATTAGGGAAAATTTCATATGCAGAGTATTCAAATGCATTAAGTACAGAGAACTGGAATACGTTGAGTGCTATTTTGGAAAGCGAAGAAAATGTATTAAACCTGATAGAAATTAGTAAAATTTTTATTTGTGAAATAGATTCAGATATAGCTGGGATGATTTATTTCATTCCAAATGGAAATCCAACAGAATTGTACGAATCTGATTGGTGTTATATACGATTCTTGGGAGTTGATCCAAAATATCGAGGTCATGGGATAGGAAAAGAACTAGTTAATCTCTGTTTAGCCTATGCAAAAAAGAATGGAGAAAAAACCATTGCTCTGCACACATCAGAATTTATGAATGCTGCTCGGGTCATGTATGAGAAAAAAGGATTTAAAAGAGTAAAAGAAATTAAACGTTTAGGAAAAAAGTATTGGGTGTATACCATGAAGTTATCTTTCATTACAAAACTCAACTTAAAAACATAA
- a CDS encoding ATP-binding protein, producing MNYIHNRILALVFILSTSHLYSQQNYFKTLERQFDSIENESSDKALVHARKMINYSVKSKNSTYMVSSYVKLATAYENLAKSDSAVVFYDKALDISRTVDSDTLFAFSVIKMSQLNSVRGDQERVVELIFEALKQIENNPNPKQKHELYYKLSEVHRELGSFDKAKHYLQLIIEETKLDHLLAAAYNSLGLIQYSNKDYDIGKANLLKSLELYKKQEDNYNICSMLINLGAIHYQLDEYKNAKEYWIEARKTTKESGYMNLYSMVLANLSAIFHEEKNYEEELVYLKESEKLAKKTGNYQTLSTVANNMMFVYALQSDMKNVRRYVKRYRNAIDSLYKIEQNKKIFEIETRYETSKKELEIARQKELVLTQRTHIVIAVVLVILLSVILFMYIQRLKSQKFLYVNQKELNEEKVNNLLDTHKLQKIRAYVDGQNKERERISKDLHDGIGGNLAAIKMRLNRIKNRLPSELEPIIASVDSTYNEIRSISHDLMPKNINHLYFTDLMKELVGFSTSKDIEYKYYIHPEKKLNSISESLQLTIYRIIQELITNISKHAQATEVSINIAIHEESNIVNMIVEDNGRGFNTKKNNSGVGLRSIKQRISDNNGLIKIDSNYGIGTVICVELPIRM from the coding sequence ATGAATTATATTCATAACCGTATTCTTGCCCTAGTTTTTATTCTTTCAACGTCCCATCTGTATAGTCAGCAGAATTATTTCAAAACTCTTGAGAGACAATTTGATAGTATTGAAAACGAGTCATCTGATAAAGCATTGGTACATGCCCGAAAGATGATAAATTATAGTGTAAAATCTAAAAATAGTACCTATATGGTTAGTAGTTATGTAAAACTAGCCACCGCTTATGAGAATTTAGCGAAGTCAGATTCTGCAGTTGTGTTTTATGACAAAGCTCTTGATATAAGTAGAACTGTTGATAGTGATACTTTGTTTGCTTTTTCAGTGATAAAAATGAGTCAATTAAATAGTGTACGTGGAGATCAGGAAAGGGTTGTAGAGTTAATTTTTGAAGCATTAAAACAAATAGAAAACAACCCAAATCCAAAACAAAAACATGAGTTGTATTATAAACTATCTGAAGTACACAGAGAATTAGGAAGTTTCGATAAAGCAAAGCATTATCTACAGCTTATCATTGAAGAAACAAAATTAGATCATTTACTAGCAGCTGCTTATAACTCTTTGGGATTAATCCAATATAGTAATAAGGATTATGATATAGGAAAAGCTAATCTTTTAAAAAGCTTAGAACTGTATAAAAAACAGGAAGATAATTATAATATATGTAGTATGTTGATAAATTTAGGCGCTATACATTATCAATTAGATGAATATAAAAATGCAAAGGAATATTGGATTGAAGCCCGGAAAACGACCAAAGAATCAGGCTATATGAATTTATATAGCATGGTATTGGCTAATTTATCAGCAATATTTCATGAAGAAAAGAATTATGAAGAAGAACTTGTTTATTTAAAAGAATCAGAGAAACTAGCAAAAAAGACAGGTAATTATCAAACACTTTCTACAGTAGCAAATAATATGATGTTTGTATACGCTTTACAATCCGATATGAAAAATGTTAGACGATATGTTAAGCGATATAGAAATGCGATTGATAGTTTGTATAAAATAGAACAGAATAAGAAAATATTTGAAATTGAAACCAGATACGAAACTTCAAAAAAAGAATTAGAAATAGCACGTCAAAAAGAGTTAGTGCTTACACAAAGAACACATATTGTTATTGCTGTGGTGTTGGTCATATTATTAAGTGTCATATTGTTTATGTATATACAGCGATTGAAGAGTCAAAAATTCTTATATGTTAATCAGAAAGAACTAAACGAAGAAAAAGTTAATAATTTATTAGATACACATAAATTACAAAAAATTAGGGCCTATGTCGATGGGCAAAATAAAGAACGAGAAAGAATTTCAAAAGATTTACATGATGGCATTGGAGGGAATTTAGCTGCTATCAAAATGCGATTGAATCGTATAAAGAATAGGTTGCCTTCAGAGTTAGAACCTATAATTGCTAGTGTAGATTCTACCTATAATGAAATTCGATCTATTTCTCATGATTTAATGCCAAAAAATATTAATCACTTGTATTTCACAGATTTAATGAAAGAACTAGTTGGTTTTTCTACCAGTAAAGATATAGAGTATAAATATTATATTCATCCTGAGAAAAAACTAAATAGTATATCAGAAAGTCTACAATTAACAATTTATAGAATTATTCAAGAATTGATAACTAATATAAGTAAGCATGCCCAGGCGACCGAAGTATCCATAAATATTGCAATTCATGAAGAAAGTAATATAGTGAATATGATAGTTGAAGATAATGGTAGAGGTTTTAATACTAAAAAAAATAATTCGGGAGTTGGATTAAGAAGTATAAAACAAAGAATATCAGATAATAATGGGCTTATAAAAATAGATTCTAATTATGGTATTGGTACGGTAATTTGCGTAGAACTTCCGATAAGGATGTAA
- a CDS encoding DUF4258 domain-containing protein, with translation MKLAQRLFYYLGGFAIGLILLFFFLGGKKASCDYGPSARVLKNIRIKKKTFSEQASDNMLKYQIDTVDIALLLTNGDVSFSKSNTKLDSCKIYFIEGSVKEKNISMLIENCDSIARVNVLDIIQ, from the coding sequence ATGAAATTAGCACAACGATTATTTTATTACTTAGGTGGGTTTGCCATCGGTCTTATTCTTTTATTTTTCTTTTTGGGTGGAAAAAAAGCTTCCTGTGATTATGGTCCTTCGGCTAGGGTTCTTAAAAACATCAGAATAAAGAAAAAAACTTTTTCTGAACAAGCATCAGACAACATGTTGAAATACCAAATAGACACTGTGGATATTGCTTTATTATTAACAAATGGAGATGTAAGTTTTTCTAAAAGTAATACCAAACTAGATTCCTGCAAAATCTATTTCATTGAAGGTTCTGTTAAAGAAAAAAATATTAGCATGCTTATTGAAAATTGTGATTCTATTGCCAGAGTTAATGTGTTGGATATTATTCAATAA
- a CDS encoding alanine dehydrogenase, protein MSTPKSPFTKEQLLPQEEMIEVARKKGKLFIGIPKETHYQEKRVCLTPDAVAALTAHGHRVLLETNAGIGASFTDRDYSEAGAEITNDKRKVFGCPIILKVEPPSLEELEYINPQTVLISALQLKTQSKEYFQGLAKKRITALGFEFIRDIDGAYPAVRALSEIAGTAAVLIASELMSSVTTLGSGLMMGNISGVPPVEVVILGAGTVGEFAARSAIGLGANVKVFDNSITKLRCIQTNVGRPLYTSTIQPKNLLKALRRCDVVIGAIRGKNRAPILVTETMVEAMKQGSVIIDVSIDMGGCFETSEVTSHDHPTFEKHGVIHYCVPNIPSRYARTSSLSISNIFTPYLLQIGDEGGIENAVRFDRGLKNGLYFYHGILTSKPIADWFDLSYRDINLLIL, encoded by the coding sequence ATGAGTACACCAAAATCTCCTTTTACTAAAGAGCAGCTGCTACCACAGGAGGAAATGATCGAAGTAGCCCGCAAAAAAGGAAAACTTTTTATTGGAATCCCAAAAGAAACCCACTATCAAGAAAAGCGAGTATGCCTTACACCAGATGCTGTAGCTGCATTAACAGCACATGGTCATAGAGTTTTATTAGAAACCAATGCTGGTATTGGAGCTAGTTTTACCGATAGAGATTATAGTGAAGCAGGTGCAGAAATCACTAATGACAAAAGAAAAGTTTTTGGATGTCCGATTATCCTAAAAGTAGAACCACCTTCTTTAGAAGAGCTTGAATATATAAATCCGCAAACTGTATTAATTTCTGCGCTACAACTTAAAACACAGTCTAAAGAATATTTTCAAGGACTTGCAAAAAAAAGAATTACAGCTCTTGGTTTTGAGTTTATTCGAGATATTGATGGTGCCTATCCTGCTGTAAGAGCACTTAGCGAGATTGCAGGAACAGCAGCAGTACTCATTGCTTCAGAATTGATGAGTAGTGTTACAACTCTGGGGTCAGGATTAATGATGGGTAATATTAGTGGTGTACCTCCTGTAGAAGTTGTTATTCTTGGCGCAGGTACTGTTGGCGAGTTTGCTGCACGTTCGGCTATTGGGCTAGGTGCAAATGTAAAGGTCTTTGACAACTCTATTACCAAACTTCGTTGTATACAAACTAATGTAGGCAGGCCGTTATACACATCCACTATTCAACCAAAAAATCTATTAAAAGCGCTACGCCGTTGTGATGTGGTAATTGGAGCTATAAGAGGAAAAAATCGTGCTCCGATTTTAGTTACAGAAACAATGGTAGAAGCTATGAAACAGGGATCAGTAATTATTGATGTAAGTATAGACATGGGCGGATGTTTTGAAACAAGTGAAGTTACTTCTCACGACCACCCTACTTTTGAAAAACATGGGGTTATACATTATTGCGTACCCAACATCCCTTCTCGATATGCCAGAACATCTTCATTATCGATAAGCAATATCTTTACACCTTATTTATTACAAATTGGTGATGAAGGAGGAATAGAAAATGCCGTACGCTTTGATCGTGGACTTAAGAATGGATTATATTTTTATCATGGAATTTTGACCAGCAAACCTATTGCTGATTGGTTTGACCTTTCTTATAGAGATATAAACCTATTAATTTTATAG
- the tsaE gene encoding tRNA (adenosine(37)-N6)-threonylcarbamoyltransferase complex ATPase subunit type 1 TsaE — MTIEYTLQDLPDVAEKIISNVTSKIILFDAEMAVGKTTLIKEICKHLGVKDIISSPTYSLVNEYESKEGLVYHFDFYRIKEEEEAYQIGFEEYLDSDAWVFIEWPKKVNRLLPENCVTITIDLLDDKKRVLSF, encoded by the coding sequence ATGACAATAGAATATACCTTGCAGGATCTTCCTGATGTAGCAGAAAAAATAATCTCGAATGTAACGAGCAAAATAATTCTCTTTGATGCAGAAATGGCAGTTGGAAAAACTACTTTGATAAAAGAAATATGTAAACATCTGGGGGTAAAAGATATTATCTCCAGTCCAACCTATTCATTGGTAAATGAATATGAAAGTAAAGAAGGTTTAGTATATCATTTTGATTTTTATAGAATAAAAGAAGAAGAAGAAGCGTATCAAATAGGATTTGAAGAGTATTTAGATTCTGATGCATGGGTTTTTATAGAATGGCCAAAAAAAGTTAACAGATTATTGCCAGAAAACTGTGTTACTATCACTATCGATTTACTTGATGATAAAAAGCGGGTTCTCTCGTTCTAG
- a CDS encoding bifunctional response regulator/alkaline phosphatase family protein, with translation MSKIKILWVDDEIDLLKPHILFLEQKNYDVTKCQSGTEALDIIDDDNFDIIFLDENMPGLSGIETLSEIKEKEDSIPVVMITKSEEEYIMEEAIGSKIADYLIKPVNPNQILLSLKKNLDNSRLVSEKTTANYQQEFRKIAMDMAMVNSYEEWSDLYQRLIYWELQLENIEDTGMFEILESQKVEANSQFCKFIDKNYPDWFDKKNEAPIMSHTLFREKVVPEISKKQSTLLVVIDNLRYDQWKAFEPIINNYYKKEQEVSYCSILPTATQYARNSIFSGLMPSEMKKMHPDLWLDDTDEGGKNMHENDFLTAQLKRLGMDIKHEYYKITNERSGKTLAANFKGLKDNDLTVVVYNFVDMLSHSKTEMEVIKELASNDKSYRSLTQSWFKNSPLLEMIQQAQQLGFKLLITTDHGTINVKNPSKVIGDKNTSLNLRYKTGKSLTYERKEVLEATNPKTVHLPSINMSSSFIFAKGDYFFAYPNNYNHYVGYYRNTYQHGGVSLEEMIIPFIVLNPR, from the coding sequence ATGAGTAAAATAAAGATACTTTGGGTTGATGATGAGATTGATTTGCTTAAACCACATATATTATTTTTGGAACAGAAAAATTATGATGTTACAAAATGCCAAAGTGGTACTGAAGCATTAGATATAATAGATGATGATAATTTTGATATCATTTTTTTGGATGAAAACATGCCTGGTCTTTCTGGAATAGAGACATTATCAGAAATTAAGGAAAAAGAAGATAGTATTCCTGTAGTAATGATTACCAAAAGTGAAGAGGAATATATCATGGAAGAGGCAATTGGTAGTAAGATCGCTGATTATCTTATTAAACCAGTTAATCCAAATCAAATACTTCTAAGTTTAAAGAAGAATTTGGATAATTCTCGTTTGGTTTCAGAAAAAACCACAGCCAACTATCAACAGGAGTTTAGAAAAATAGCTATGGATATGGCTATGGTAAATTCTTATGAAGAGTGGTCTGATTTATATCAGAGACTAATTTACTGGGAATTACAACTAGAGAATATTGAAGATACCGGGATGTTCGAAATTTTGGAATCACAAAAAGTGGAAGCTAATTCTCAATTTTGCAAATTTATCGATAAAAATTATCCCGATTGGTTTGATAAAAAAAACGAAGCTCCAATAATGTCTCACACTCTATTTAGAGAAAAAGTAGTACCCGAAATTAGCAAAAAACAATCCACTCTTTTGGTTGTAATTGATAATCTACGGTATGACCAATGGAAAGCTTTTGAGCCTATTATAAATAATTATTACAAAAAAGAACAAGAAGTTTCATATTGCAGTATTCTGCCAACAGCAACACAATATGCCAGGAATTCAATTTTTTCTGGGCTTATGCCTTCTGAAATGAAAAAAATGCATCCTGATCTCTGGTTAGACGATACAGATGAAGGAGGAAAAAACATGCATGAGAATGATTTTCTAACTGCACAATTAAAACGATTGGGCATGGATATCAAACATGAATATTATAAAATCACTAATGAAAGATCAGGAAAAACTTTAGCTGCAAATTTCAAAGGACTAAAAGACAATGACTTAACAGTCGTAGTATACAATTTTGTGGATATGCTTTCTCATAGCAAAACGGAAATGGAAGTTATTAAAGAACTTGCCTCAAACGACAAATCATATAGATCTTTGACTCAAAGTTGGTTTAAAAACTCTCCTTTACTAGAAATGATCCAGCAAGCGCAACAACTAGGGTTCAAATTACTTATAACCACAGACCATGGTACGATAAATGTAAAAAATCCTTCTAAAGTGATAGGTGATAAAAATACAAGTCTTAATCTTCGATATAAGACAGGAAAAAGCCTTACTTATGAAAGAAAAGAAGTTTTGGAAGCCACAAACCCAAAAACTGTACATTTACCATCTATAAATATGAGTAGTTCTTTTATTTTTGCAAAAGGAGATTATTTCTTTGCATATCCCAATAACTATAATCATTATGTTGGGTATTATAGAAACACATACCAACATGGTGGCGTTTCGTTAGAAGAAATGATCATTCCTTTTATAGTATTAAATCCTAGATAA
- a CDS encoding HD domain-containing protein → MKKRNKLKILNDPIYGFITIPNELIFDLIEHRYFQRLRRISQMGLSYLVYPGAHHTRFHHALGCMHLMQKAVRVLGFKGVNISEEEEEALYVAILLHDIGHGPFSHAMEHSIVNEVNHESISLMFMEKINEEFNGSLTLAIQIFKGEYHRNFLHQLISSQLDMDRLDYLKRDSFYTGVAEGNINSERLITMLTVVDDELVVEEKGIYSVEKFLLARRLMYWQVYLHKTSLVAENLLIRVLKRAKELVETGVTLKASEALTFFLENKITAKNFTSEVLETFSRLDDYDIISAMKEWSRSEDFVLSMLSSMIIDRDLLKIKVKKKPFQSHKKENHIEKFKKQYKISDEEARYFIFEGTISNQAYHLNKQNINILYKSKKIIDVVKATDEFNLEALSKPVTKYFMCYPKHKH, encoded by the coding sequence TTGAAAAAAAGAAATAAGCTTAAAATATTAAACGACCCAATTTACGGTTTTATTACGATACCTAATGAACTAATTTTTGATCTAATCGAACATAGGTATTTTCAGAGGTTACGTCGTATATCTCAGATGGGACTCTCATATTTGGTATATCCGGGAGCACATCATACAAGATTTCACCATGCTTTAGGATGTATGCATCTTATGCAAAAAGCTGTGAGAGTTCTTGGTTTTAAGGGAGTTAATATTTCTGAAGAAGAAGAAGAAGCTCTTTATGTAGCCATCTTATTACATGATATTGGGCATGGTCCTTTTTCTCATGCGATGGAACACAGTATCGTTAATGAGGTGAATCATGAATCAATTTCTCTTATGTTTATGGAGAAAATTAATGAAGAATTTAACGGTAGTTTAACGCTGGCAATTCAGATTTTTAAAGGAGAATATCATCGTAATTTTTTACATCAGTTGATTTCGAGTCAATTAGATATGGATCGTTTAGATTACCTGAAACGAGACAGTTTTTATACCGGTGTAGCCGAAGGAAACATCAATAGTGAACGCTTGATTACGATGCTTACCGTAGTAGATGATGAATTGGTGGTAGAGGAAAAAGGGATTTATTCTGTTGAGAAATTTTTGCTAGCAAGACGTTTGATGTATTGGCAGGTATATCTTCATAAAACAAGTTTGGTAGCAGAGAATTTATTAATTAGAGTATTGAAAAGAGCTAAAGAATTAGTAGAAACTGGAGTGACACTAAAAGCTAGTGAAGCATTAACATTTTTTCTCGAAAATAAGATAACAGCAAAAAACTTTACTTCTGAAGTTTTGGAAACATTTTCTAGGTTAGATGATTACGATATTATTTCTGCAATGAAAGAATGGTCTCGTTCAGAAGATTTTGTTCTAAGTATGTTGTCATCAATGATTATTGACAGGGATCTTTTGAAAATAAAAGTTAAAAAGAAACCTTTTCAGAGTCATAAAAAAGAAAATCATATCGAAAAATTCAAGAAACAATATAAAATTTCTGACGAAGAAGCTCGTTATTTTATTTTTGAAGGGACTATTTCTAACCAAGCATATCACCTTAATAAACAGAATATAAATATTTTATATAAGTCAAAAAAAATTATAGATGTAGTTAAAGCTACTGATGAGTTTAATCTTGAAGCCCTATCAAAACCAGTAACCAAATATTTTATGTGCTATCCAAAGCACAAACATTAA
- the lpxD gene encoding UDP-3-O-(3-hydroxymyristoyl)glucosamine N-acyltransferase, producing the protein MIFTATQIAGILNGEIEGDETVEVSKLAKIEEGTKGSLTFLSNPKYTQYIYSTDASITIVDKSFEAESEIKTTLIRVDDAYKAFSQLLEYYNMVKMNKAGIEQPSFISETASFGENIYFGAFSYIGDNAKIGENAKIFPNVYIGDNVTIGDNVIVFAGAKIYSETIIGNDCVIHSGAIVGADGFGFTPNEKGEYSKVPQTGNVVIENNVDVGAGTTIDRATLGSTIIRTGVKLDNQIQIAHNVEIGEHTAIAAQTGIAGSTKIGKHCLIGGQVGIAGHLVIGNNVRIQAQSGIGRNIKDGEAIQGSPALGYSDFNKSYVHFKNLPKIVDRVYKLEKKTNNNE; encoded by the coding sequence ATGATTTTTACAGCCACACAAATTGCGGGTATTTTGAACGGAGAAATCGAAGGGGATGAAACCGTTGAAGTATCCAAACTAGCTAAAATTGAGGAAGGAACTAAAGGTTCGTTAACCTTTTTGTCAAATCCTAAATACACCCAATATATCTATTCTACTGATGCATCAATAACGATCGTAGATAAAAGCTTTGAGGCAGAGTCCGAAATTAAAACAACTCTTATTAGAGTAGATGATGCATATAAAGCTTTTTCCCAATTGCTAGAGTATTATAATATGGTAAAGATGAATAAAGCAGGAATAGAACAACCGAGTTTTATTTCTGAAACTGCATCTTTTGGAGAAAATATTTATTTTGGTGCATTTTCTTATATAGGAGATAATGCTAAAATTGGTGAAAATGCTAAGATTTTTCCTAATGTGTATATTGGAGATAATGTAACAATTGGTGATAATGTAATTGTTTTTGCCGGAGCAAAAATATATTCGGAAACCATAATTGGAAATGACTGTGTAATTCATAGCGGAGCTATAGTAGGAGCAGATGGTTTTGGATTTACACCAAATGAAAAAGGAGAATATAGTAAAGTACCCCAAACAGGTAATGTTGTAATAGAAAATAATGTCGATGTAGGAGCCGGTACAACGATTGATAGAGCTACACTAGGATCTACAATCATTCGTACAGGAGTAAAACTAGACAATCAAATACAAATTGCTCATAATGTAGAAATAGGAGAACATACAGCAATTGCTGCTCAGACAGGGATCGCAGGATCTACCAAAATAGGTAAACATTGCTTGATTGGTGGACAAGTAGGTATTGCGGGTCACCTTGTTATTGGTAATAATGTAAGAATTCAAGCGCAATCAGGTATAGGAAGAAATATAAAAGATGGAGAAGCTATTCAAGGTTCTCCCGCTTTAGGATATTCTGACTTTAATAAATCTTATGTGCATTTTAAAAATCTTCCCAAAATAGTGGATAGAGTATACAAACTAGAGAAAAAGACAAACAACAATGAGTAA
- a CDS encoding bifunctional UDP-3-O-[3-hydroxymyristoyl] N-acetylglucosamine deacetylase/3-hydroxyacyl-ACP dehydratase — MSNIVVGKQRTINKEVKLTGVGLHTGKEVTLTFKPAPENHGYAFCRIDLEGSPIIEADANYVVNTQRGTNLEKNGVSIQTSEHVLAACVGLEIDNLLIELNASEPPIMDGSSKFFIEALEQAGIVEQESEREEYIVKDVISYIDEESGSEIIVMPSDEYQVTTMVDFGTKVLGTQNASLKHLSDFKKEIADARTFSFLHELEMLLEHGLIKGGDLNNAIVYVDKELSPSTMEKLKVAFGKESIAIKPNGILDNLTLHYPNEAARHKLLDVIGDIALIGTRIRGKIIANKPGHYVNTQFAKKLSKIIKIEKRNKVPQFDLSKEPLMDINKIMGMLPHRPPFLLIDRILEMSDKHVVGLKNVTMNEPFFVGHFPGAPVMPGVLQIEAMAQTGGILALSTVPDPENYLTYFMKIDKVKFKQQVLPGDTLIFKLELITPIRRGICHMQAFAYANGKLVTEAELMAQIVKSK; from the coding sequence ATGAGTAATATTGTCGTAGGCAAACAAAGAACCATTAATAAGGAGGTAAAGCTTACAGGTGTAGGCTTACATACTGGAAAAGAAGTAACGTTAACTTTTAAACCGGCACCCGAGAATCATGGCTATGCATTTTGCAGAATTGATCTAGAAGGTAGTCCTATTATTGAGGCTGATGCTAATTACGTTGTAAATACACAACGAGGGACAAATTTAGAGAAAAATGGAGTTAGCATTCAGACATCAGAACACGTACTTGCTGCTTGTGTAGGATTAGAAATCGATAATCTTTTGATAGAGTTAAATGCATCAGAACCCCCAATTATGGATGGTTCTAGTAAGTTTTTTATCGAAGCTCTGGAACAAGCTGGTATTGTAGAACAAGAATCAGAAAGAGAAGAGTATATCGTAAAAGATGTGATCTCTTATATCGATGAAGAATCTGGTAGTGAAATTATTGTAATGCCATCTGATGAATATCAGGTGACAACTATGGTAGATTTTGGAACCAAAGTTTTAGGGACTCAAAATGCTTCTTTAAAACATCTTTCAGATTTTAAAAAGGAAATTGCCGATGCTAGAACTTTTAGTTTTCTACACGAGTTAGAAATGTTATTAGAACATGGTCTGATTAAAGGAGGAGACTTAAATAATGCTATAGTGTATGTGGATAAGGAATTAAGTCCAAGCACAATGGAAAAACTTAAAGTAGCCTTCGGAAAAGAATCTATCGCTATAAAGCCTAATGGTATTTTGGATAATTTAACATTACATTACCCAAACGAGGCAGCACGTCATAAACTATTGGATGTTATAGGAGATATAGCATTAATAGGAACTAGGATTAGAGGTAAAATTATAGCTAATAAACCAGGGCACTATGTGAATACCCAGTTTGCTAAAAAACTTTCGAAGATTATAAAAATTGAAAAACGTAATAAAGTTCCTCAATTTGATCTTTCAAAAGAGCCTTTAATGGATATTAATAAGATAATGGGTATGCTTCCGCATAGACCTCCTTTCTTATTAATAGACAGGATTTTAGAAATGTCTGATAAGCACGTAGTTGGTCTTAAGAATGTAACTATGAATGAGCCTTTTTTTGTAGGACATTTTCCAGGTGCACCAGTAATGCCTGGAGTACTTCAGATTGAAGCTATGGCTCAGACAGGTGGAATTTTAGCATTAAGTACAGTACCAGATCCAGAAAATTACCTTACCTATTTTATGAAAATAGATAAGGTGAAATTCAAACAGCAAGTATTACCAGGTGACACTTTGATATTTAAATTAGAATTGATAACACCTATTCGTCGCGGTATATGTCATATGCAAGCCTTTGCTTATGCTAATGGAAAATTAGTTACCGAGGCAGAACTTATGGCACAAATTGTAAAATCAAAATAA
- the lpxA gene encoding acyl-ACP--UDP-N-acetylglucosamine O-acyltransferase — protein MNQPLAYVHPGAKIAKNVVIEPFTTIHNNVVIGEGTWIGSNVTIMEGARIGKNCSIFPGAVISATPQDKKFNDEDTITEIGDNTTIRECVTINRGTTDRMKTKIGKNCWIMAYCHIAHDCIVGDNCIFSNNSTLAGHINVGDYVVLAGMAAVQQFCSIGNHAFVTGGSLVRKDVPPFVKAAREPLSYVGINSIGLRRRGFSTEKIREIQNIYRILYQQNYNNTQAVAIIEAEMEATPERDEVLEFIKNSQRGIMKGYFSN, from the coding sequence ATGAATCAACCGTTAGCATACGTTCATCCAGGAGCAAAAATTGCAAAGAATGTTGTAATAGAACCTTTTACAACTATACATAATAATGTAGTGATAGGAGAAGGAACCTGGATAGGTTCTAATGTTACTATTATGGAAGGAGCGCGCATAGGGAAAAATTGTAGTATTTTTCCAGGAGCCGTTATTTCTGCTACTCCCCAGGATAAAAAATTTAATGATGAAGATACTATAACTGAAATTGGAGATAATACTACAATTCGGGAATGTGTTACAATCAATAGAGGAACGACCGATAGAATGAAAACCAAAATAGGAAAGAATTGTTGGATTATGGCATATTGCCATATAGCCCACGATTGCATTGTTGGTGATAATTGTATATTCTCTAATAATAGTACATTAGCAGGTCACATCAATGTTGGTGATTATGTAGTTTTGGCGGGTATGGCTGCGGTACAACAGTTTTGTAGTATTGGTAATCACGCATTTGTAACAGGAGGGTCATTAGTACGTAAAGATGTACCTCCATTTGTTAAAGCTGCCAGAGAACCTTTATCATATGTTGGGATTAACTCTATAGGACTGCGCCGAAGAGGTTTCTCAACAGAGAAAATAAGAGAAATACAAAATATTTATCGAATATTATATCAACAGAATTATAATAATACTCAAGCAGTAGCAATTATTGAAGCCGAAATGGAAGCAACTCCAGAAAGAGATGAGGTTTTAGAATTTATTAAAAACTCTCAGAGAGGAATTATGAAAGGATATTTTTCTAATTAG